The DNA window GGAGACCTATTGTTTGACACAATGGGTGATGTTAATTACGACTACCAGACCGATATTTCTGACCTGATCCGGTTAATAAGTATCATTCTAGGCAATTTAACTGCTTCAGAGTATCAATTGGAAGTGGGTGACCTGAATCAGGATGAGCTGGTGACTATTGCTGACATATTGTTACTGGTTGACCATATCCTGCAATAGGGGCATAGAACTGGCAGGACCGCTTAGTACCTTTATGTTTAAAAAAAATTAATGGATATAGACTATGAAAACCATACCTGAAAAAGGCCTCGATCACGCTGAGATCCTGAAACAGATGCAGCAGTATGGAAGCAGGGACGTCAATTATCATGACTCCAAGACCTGGAGCCTGGTTTATCACCTCGATGAAGAACATACCGAGTTTCTGAAAAAAGCGTACAACCTCTACTTCTCTGAGAATGCCCTGAATCCCATGGCGTTTAAAAGCCTGAAACGCTTTGAAACAGAGGTGATCAACATGACTGCCACCATGCTTCATGGCGATAAAAAAGCGGTGGGAACCATTACCTCAGGTGGGACAGAAAGTTGTTTACTGCCGGTTCTGACCTATCGGGATATGGCTAGATCAAAGCGGAAACTGCCTTTCAAACCGGAGATGGTCGTTCCTGAGAGTGTCCATGTCGCCTGGACCAAAGCAGCTAAGTATTTTGGCGTGAAAATCATTTACGCCCCCTTGAAAAGTGATTTCAGAGTGGATGTAGAGGCCGTTCGGAAACTGATCAATCGTCGTACCGTTCTATTGGTGGGCTCGGCTCCTTCCTATCCCCACGGAGTGATTGATCCGATCGCTGAGTTGAGTCTGGTGGCGCAGCAGTTTGATATCCCCCTACATGTAGATGCCTGCCTGGGAGGCTTTTTGTTGCCCTTTATGGAAAA is part of the Candidatus Neomarinimicrobiota bacterium genome and encodes:
- a CDS encoding dockerin type I domain-containing protein, giving the protein GDLLFDTMGDVNYDYQTDISDLIRLISIILGNLTASEYQLEVGDLNQDELVTIADILLLVDHILQ